A genomic stretch from Pieris brassicae chromosome 9, ilPieBrab1.1, whole genome shotgun sequence includes:
- the LOC123714149 gene encoding leucine carboxyl methyltransferase 1 has protein sequence MNAMSWSVEDEAVIATNTDATECKRCAVELGYWKDEYITYFAKHVDRKAPEINRGYYARVKAIEMFIHQFLERCGTKCQIINLGCGFDTLYWRLKDTTQAVSNFVELDYPSVIGKKCQIIKRNKALLEKICTEDGEVVVRSGDLHAEGYHLAGCDLANVAEVARKLAGAGVRGDTPALLLAECVLVYLRPVAADALLAHLAAAFPRCVLLLYEQCNLADRFGEVMLRNLSARGCALAGERFCRDPAAQEQRLLAAGFEAARCWDMEAVWRAFPEEERTRVEALEMLDERELLQQLHSHYALSVATRGALFADLDLNC, from the exons atgaatgcCATGTCGTGGAGTGTAGAAGACGAGGCTGTTATAGCGACTAATACCGATGCTACCGAATGTAAAAGATGCGCGGTTGAATTAGGCTACTGGAAAGATGAATACATCACATATTTTGCTAAACACGTCGACAGAAAGGCACCAGAGATTAACCGTGGTTACTATGCTAGAGTGAAAGCAATAGAGATGTTTATACACCAGTTTCTGGAG CGATGTGGCACAAAGTGCCAGATAATTAATCTGGGCTGTGGATTTGACACCCTGTATTGGCGTCTCAAAGATACCACGCAGGCCGTCAGCAATTTTGTGGAGTTGGACTACCCTTCTGTGATTGGCAAGAAGTGTCAAATCATCAAGCGGAACAAAGCTCTGCTGGAGAAAATCTGTACTGAAG ACGGCGAGGTGGTGGTGCGCAGCGGCGACCTGCACGCCGAGGGTTACCATCTAGCGGGCTGCGATCTGGCCAATGTGGCCGAGGTCGCCCGCAAGTTGGCCGGCGCCGGCGTGCGAGGCGATACGCCCGCCTTGCTGCTGGCCGAGTGCGTGCTGGTGTACCTGCGGCCGGTCGCCGCCGACGCTCTGCTGGCGCACCTGGCTGCCGCCTTCCCGCGATGTGTACTGCTGCTGTACGAGCAGTGCAACCTCGCCGATCGCTTTGGCGAGGTGATGCTGCGCAACCTGAGCGCGCGCGGTTGTGCTCTCGCCGGTGAGCGATTCTGCCGCGACCCCGCTGCGCAGGAGCAACGCCTCCTGGCCGCCGGCTTCGAGGCCGCGCGATGTTGGGACATGGAGGCCGTGTGGCGTGCATTTCCCGAGGAGGAGCGTACGCGTGTCGAGGCGCTAGAGATGCTGGACGAGCGCGAGCTGCTGCAGCAGCTGCACTCGCACTACGCGCTGTCGGTGGCCACGCGCGGCGCACTCTTTGCCGACCTCGACCTCAACTGCTAG
- the LOC123714148 gene encoding integrator complex subunit 9 translates to MKLYCLSSDAAKPCFVLSFKELLIMLDCGLSAHSVLNFLPLPPVPSTRLASLPTYTPPHINDPLLEGELKECCGRVFVDSVPEFCPPLDKVVDFSQLDVILISNYTCMMALPFITEETGFKGQVYATEPTLQIGRFYLEELSEWLSEGGATGEGGPGARRWKELVHLLPPPLAQAVRPRAWRRLFSAAALARSLARVRVVGYDERVDLYGALDATAVSSGFCLGSANWVLRSAHEKVAYVSGSSTLTTHPRPINQAALRGADLLVLAALTQTPAHNPDHMLGDLCVHAALTLRAGGSVLLPVYPSGVLYDLLECLSAHLEGAGLGGVPLYVISPVADASLAYSNILAEWVSGGKQARVALPEEPFPHAALARAGRLRHAKALHHLPDFRQPCVVFAGHPSLRFGAAVHLLELWASNPAHAVIFTEPDFPYVEALAPFQPLAMKAFHCPIDTSLNYSQANKLVRELRPRELALPEQYAAGGGAGRPHVGADVPTVVVKRGAAKAAAVRRRAARGTLCGALAARAVPREVAGGSGGLRAAPLAAELRVRDARVELVAPPAPARAAPLHWSSPDVEALVRALAREGVGSARVEAGAEGEGGSIVHLPRHDTLVHVEPHATHVFCEGRPDVRQALRRALAACLPHV, encoded by the exons aTGAAATTG TACTGTTTGAGCAGCGACGCAGCGAAACCATGTTTCGTGTTGTCTTTCAAGGAGCTGCTAATAATGTTGGACTGTGGGCTGTCGGCGCACTCAGTACTTAACTTCCTGCCTCTGCCGCCGGTACCAAGCACGCGTCTGGCATCTCTTCCAACTTACACTCCACCTCATATAAATGATCCTTTACTTGAAGGG gaaTTAAAGGAGTGCTGTGGACGCGTATTTGTGGACAGCGTGCCAGAATTCTGCCCCCCCTTGGACAAGGTGGTGGATTTCTCTCAATTAGATGTCATCTTAATCTCTAACTACACATGCATGATGGCTCTGCCATTCATCACTGAGGAGACGGGATTCAAAGGACAAGTGTATGCCACTGAGCCCACCTTGCAGATTGGAAG GTTCTACTTGGAAGAGCTGTCAGAATGGCTTAGCGAGGGCGGCGCTACGGGCGAAGGCGGACCTGGTGCTCGGCGCTGGAAGGAGTTGGTGCACCTCCTTCCTCCGCCACTGGCGCAGGCGGTCCGACCTCGCGCCTGGCGCCGACTGTTTTCGGCGGCGGCGCTGGCGCGCTCATTGGCTCGCGTACGTGTGGTCGGTTACGACGAGCGCGTCGACCTTTACGGGGCGCTCGACGCGACCGCCGTCTCCTCCGGTTTCTGCCTTGGCTCGGCCAACTGGGTGCTGCGCTCGGCGCACGAGAAGGTCGCCTACGTGAGCGGTTCGAGTACGCTCACGACGCATCCGCGCCCAATCAACCAGGCGGCGCTGCGCGGCGCAGACCTGCTCGTGCTGGCGGCGCTCACGCAGACGCCCGCACACAACCCGGACCACATGCTCGGCGACCTGTGCGTGCACGCCGCGCTCACTCTCCGCGCAGGCGGCTCCGTGCTGCTGCCAGTGTACCCGAGTGGGGTGCTCTACGATCTGCTGGAGTGCCTGTCGGCGCACCTCGAGGGCGCCGGGCTCGGAGGCGTGCCGCTCTACGTGATCTCGCCGGTAGCCGACGCGTCGCTGGCCTACAGCAACATCCTGGCCGAGTGGGTGTCGGGCGGCAAGCAGGCACGTGTGGCTCTGCCCGAAGAGCCCTTCCCTCATGCGGCGCTCGCTCGCGCCGGCCGCCTGCGCCACGCCAAGGCGCTCCATCACCTCCCCGACTTCCGCCAGCCCTGCGTCGTCTTCGCCGGACACCCCAGCCTGCGCTTCGGCGCCGCCGTGCACCTGCTCGAGCTGTGGGCGTCGAACCCGGCGCACGCCGTTATCTTCACCG AGCCGGACTTTCCGTACGTCGAGGCGCTGGCGCCGTTCCAGCCGCTCGCCATGAAGGCTTTCCACTGCCCGATCGACACGTCGCTCAACTACTCGCAGGCGAACAAGTTGGTCCGCGAGCTGCGGCCGCGCGAGCTCGCGCTGCCCGAGCAGTACGCGGCGGGCGGTGGGGCGGGGCGGCCACACGTCGGCGCCGACGTGCCGACGGTCGTCGTGAAGCGCGGCGCGGCCAAGGCAGCTGCGGTCCGGAGGCGGGCCGCGCGCGGTACGCTCTGCGGCGCGCTGGCGGCACGCGCCGTGCCGCGCGAGGTGGCCGGCGGCTCGGGTGGGCTGCGGGCGGCCCCGCTGGCGGCCGAGCTCAGGGTGCGCGACGCGCGAGTCGAGCTGGTGGCCCCTCCGGCCCCGGCTCGTGCGGCACCTCTGCACTGGAGCAGCCCGGACGTGGAAGCGCTGGTGCGTGCGCTGGCTCGCGAGGGTGTGGGGTCGGCGCGGGTGGAGGCGGGCGCGGAGGGCGAGGGCGGCAGCATCGTGCATCTGCCGCGTCACGACACACTCGTGCACGTCGAGCCTCACGCCACGCATGTCTTCTGCGAGGGACGTCCGGACGTGCGCCAAGCGCTACGGCGCGCGCTCGCCGCCTGCCTGCCGCACGTGTAG